A genomic window from Planctomycetota bacterium includes:
- a CDS encoding PEP-CTERM sorting domain-containing protein (PEP-CTERM proteins occur, often in large numbers, in the proteomes of bacteria that also encode an exosortase, a predicted intramembrane cysteine proteinase. The presence of a PEP-CTERM domain at a protein's C-terminus predicts cleavage within the sorting domain, followed by covalent anchoring to some some component of the (usually Gram-negative) cell surface. Many PEP-CTERM proteins exhibit an unusual sequence composition that includes large numbers of potential glycosylation sites. Expression of one such protein has been shown restore the ability of a bacterium to form floc, a type of biofilm.): protein MHTIAKAACAATLIAAGSASASINYDVLGFEVPSSGFNFVGLEGQGGGSPDKVWQFRGTSNSANATVASTIGVAGTDGVQFDLVDQPGGFDNGDYGVIIAPDVVPDGPVEAGIALNVLQNLAEGPIFGFTVFGSNSTPTGLQSIAGEFVVDPSTGEVFVNSATPFDFVGTGTFVPLSVYNDFDLVLDYTAKEYDLFVNGGLIGTFDFRAGQTFGDVDGLGRTNDFRGVTFLGFDQNLSAVPLAGTAYYDNLVVVPEPAVAGLVGLAGLFGLRRKR, encoded by the coding sequence ATGCACACCATCGCAAAGGCCGCATGCGCGGCGACCCTGATCGCCGCTGGTTCGGCGTCGGCATCGATCAACTACGACGTGCTCGGCTTCGAGGTGCCAAGCAGCGGCTTCAACTTTGTCGGCCTTGAGGGCCAGGGCGGCGGATCGCCCGACAAGGTGTGGCAGTTCCGTGGGACCAGCAACTCCGCCAACGCGACGGTCGCCTCGACCATCGGCGTTGCGGGAACCGACGGTGTCCAGTTCGATCTCGTCGATCAGCCAGGCGGCTTCGATAACGGCGATTACGGCGTCATCATCGCCCCCGACGTCGTCCCGGACGGTCCGGTTGAGGCGGGCATCGCACTCAACGTGCTGCAGAACCTCGCCGAGGGGCCGATCTTCGGCTTCACGGTTTTCGGCTCGAACTCCACGCCCACTGGCCTGCAGTCGATCGCGGGTGAGTTTGTTGTCGATCCGTCGACCGGCGAGGTCTTCGTCAACAGCGCCACGCCATTCGACTTCGTCGGCACGGGCACATTTGTCCCGCTGAGCGTCTACAACGACTTCGACCTCGTCCTCGACTACACGGCCAAGGAGTACGACCTCTTTGTTAACGGCGGCCTGATCGGGACGTTCGACTTCCGAGCGGGGCAGACGTTTGGCGATGTCGACGGGCTGGGTCGCACGAATGACTTCCGCGGCGTGACGTTCCTGGGCTTCGACCAGAATCTCAGCGCCGTCCCCCTCGCCGGAACCGCCTACTACGACAACCTCGTCGTCGTTCCTGAGCCTGCGGTGGCCGGTCTGGTTGGTCTCGCCGGACTGTTCGGCCTTCGCCGAAAGCGTTGA